The Xiphophorus maculatus strain JP 163 A chromosome 21, X_maculatus-5.0-male, whole genome shotgun sequence genome window below encodes:
- the LOC106699822 gene encoding ADP-ribosyl cyclase/cyclic ADP-ribose hydrolase 1-like, which translates to MGLKTNLAVAAGLLLLAVVVVVPPATLLSPRTSQFRATFRQKCQAFPETSQRCEQLLSMFEEAYVGQDPCNFPDEAYHPLFVENPFIHSCDKTMFWSDTKDLVHQFCKGRNHFVSLENSLLGNIMDGLTWCGKKSSKDTFFYLCEKCDINTVSSFWVRASAEFADYACGNASVLLNGAISKPFDPTSYFGAVEVRKLAFPRVQSLTVILVIKNNNADCSHESLQVLRNVLDPNVTLHCRSVTEAKLLECVEAGTTTDACWT; encoded by the exons ATGGGGCTCAAAACAAACCTGGCCGTAGCCGCTGGTCTCCTTCTCTTGGCTGTTGTAGTTGTGGTTCCACCAGCAACTCTCCTTTCTCCTCGAACGTCCCAGTTCAGGGCAACATTCAGGCAGAAATGTCAGGCTTTCCCAGAAACCAGCCAAAG aTGTGAACAGTTATTAAGTATGTTTGAGGAAGCCTATGTCGGACAAGATCCATGTAACTTTCCAGATGAAGCTTACCATCCGCTCTTTGTGGAGAACCCCTTCATACATTCATGTGACAAG ACAATGTTCTGGAGCGACACAAAGGATCTGGTGCATCAGTTCTGTAAGGGAAGGAATCATTTCGTCTCCCTGGAGAACTCGCTGTTAGGGAACATTATGGACGGCCTGACATGGTGTGGAAAGAAGAGCAGCAAAG ACACATTCTTCTATTTGTGCGAAAAGTGTGATATCAACACCGTGTCTTCATTCTGGGTCAGAGCCTCTGCAGAG TTTGCAGACTATGCATGTGGAAATGCCAGTGTTCTGCTAAACGGAGCGATAAGCAAACCATTTGATCCCACCAG TTACTTTGGAGCCGTCGAAGTTAGGAAACTCGCCTTTCCCAGAGTGCAGAGCCTGACTGTTATTCTTGTTATCAAGAATAATAA tgCAGATTGTAGCCACGAGTCTCTGCAGGTTTTACGAAACGTTCTGGATCCAAATGTTACTCTCCACTGCCGTTCGGTTACTGA AGCCAAGCTACTGGAGTGTGTAGAAGCAGGTACAACCACTGATGCCTGTTGGACTTAA
- the LOC102230818 gene encoding TNFAIP3-interacting protein 3-like translates to MSAHKNTGDSSPVMTSEATQHKQTHRLYPTLPNINRLEVCLPLGSTGEKLCAAAESHSEQKDTQLEEPVSGYYAMKEQILILEQQNKELLAINNKWAKEYKTMVEYYMKKVQVLKALKQDGVSEEERSDEEEGPVTFCKKEKVHKDTQPGKDGVRTELRTAEEETEELRAQNHTLACRCQHQQQEIRRLNKALEETIQRSQPLENSSETLQDIWKHQAEVYKEDFLKERRDREQLKGKNLELEKRYKKVHDELRVFKSQVTLAQPVHCCSCTNRRKYPDREQQHVQQQQRYTFSSKD, encoded by the exons ATG tCTGCGCATAAAAACACAGGAGACAGCTCGCCTGTTATGACGTCAGAGGCCacgcaacacaaacaaacccacAGACTGTATCCAACACTGCCAAATATAAACAG GTTGGAGGTTTGCTTGCCACTCGGCTCCACTGGGGAGAAACTTTGCGCAGCTGCTGAGAGTCACAGTGAGCAGAAAGACACACAG TTGGAAGAGCCGGTGAGCGGTTACTACGCCATGAAAGAGCAGATTCTCATCTTGGAGCAGCAGAATAAAGAG CTTCTTGCTATTAACAATAAGTGGGCAAAAGAGTACAAAACGATGGTGGAGTATTACATGAAGAAG GTCCAGgttttaaaagcattaaaacaagATGGCGTCTCTGAAGAGGAGAGGAGCGATGAAGAAGAGGGGCCTGTCACATTCTGTAAAAAGGAAAAGGTCCATAAAGACACCCAG ccTGGAAAAGACGGAGTTCGAACCGAGTTACGGACTGCAGAGGAGGAAACCGAAGAGCTGCGAGCGCAGAACCACACCCTGGCCTGTAGGTGccagcatcagcagcaggagATCAGGAGGCTCAACAAG GCCTTAGAGGAGACGATTCAGAGATCTCAGCCTCTGGAGAACAGCAGTGAAACACTACAGGACATCTGGAAACATCAG GCTGAAGTCTACAAGGAGGACTTTCTGAAAGAGCGCAGGGACCGGGAGCAGCTAAAGGGGAAAAATCTGGAACTGGAGAAGCGATATAAAAAGGTTCATGACGAGCTGCGTGTCTTCAAATCCCAG GTGACTTTGGCGCAGCCGGTGCACTGCTGTTCCTGCACGAATCGACGCAAATATCCGGACAGGGAGCAGCAGCACGTCCAGCAGCAACAGCGCTACACTTTCAGCAGCAAAGACTGA
- the fbxl7 gene encoding F-box/LRR-repeat protein 7, whose translation MGANNGKQYGSEGKGSSSISSDISSSTDHTPTKALKNVATTEGLETSTRTLSTPSPGLILPSKSSSLSSPALSSNGNETNSSSSSSAHTETVAVIHPQPGVHSRSRQSKSHHYAPINLLPDHTLLQIFSHLPTNQLCRCARVCRRWYNLAWDPRLWSTIRLTGELLHADRAIRVLTHRLCQDTPNVCLTLETVVVNGCKRLTDRGLHILAQCCPELRHLEVAGCYNISNDAVFEVVSRCPNLEHLDLSGCSKVTCISLTQEASLQLSPMHGQQISIHFLDMTDCFSLEDEGLRTIASHCPRLTHLYLRRCSRLTDEALRHLALHCPSIRELSLSDCRLVGDFGLREVARLEGCLRYLSVAHCTRITDVGVRYVARYCPRLRYLNARGCEGLTDHGLGHLARSCPKLKSLDVGKCPLVSDSGLEQLAMYCQGLRRVSLRACESVTGRGLKALAANCCELQLLNVQDCEVSPEALRFVRRHCRRCVIEHTNPAFY comes from the exons gTTTGGAGACGAGCACCAGAACACTGAGCACCCCTAGCCCAGGTCTGATCTTACCGTCCAAgtcctcctccctctcctctcccGCCCTTTCAAGTAATGGCAACGAAACAAActcttcatcctcttcttccGCCCATACTGAGACGGTGGCCGTGATCCACCCTCAGCCTGGCGTCCACTCCCGCTCTAGACAGTCCAAATCCCATCACTATGCCCCTATCAACCTGCTCCCCGACCACACTCTCCTTCAGATCTTCTCCCACCTCCCAACCAACCAGCTCTGTCGATGCGCTCGCGTGTGCCGCCGCTGGTACAACCTGGCATGGGATCCCCGGCTGTGGAGCACCATCCGGCTCACTGGAGAGCTGCTGCATGCCGACCGCGCCATCCGAGTCCTGACCCACAGGCTGTGCCAGGACACCCCCAATGTGTGCCTGACTTTGGAAACAGTGGTGGTCAATGGCTGCAAGAGGCTCACCGACCGCGGCCTGCACATCCTGGCCCAGTGCTGTCCGGAGCTGCGACACCTGGAGGTCGCTGGGTGCTATAACATCTCAAATGATGCAGTGTTTGAGGTGGTGTCCCGCTGCCCTAACCTGGAACACCTGGACCTCTCAG GTTGCTCCAAGGTGACCTGCATCAGCCTTACCCAGGAGGCCTCACTCCAGCTGTCCCCCATGCATGGCCAGCAGATCTCCATCCACTTCCTGGACATGACCGATTGCTTTTCGCTCGAGGACGAGGGTTTACGAACTATCGCCTCGCACTGCCCTCGCCTCACTCACCTGTATCTGCGCCGCTGCAGCAGACTGACAGACGAAGCCCTGCGCCACCTCGCTCTCCACTGCCCGTCGATACGGGAGCTGAGTCTCAGTGACTGCCGCCTGGTGGGGGATTTCGGCCTGCGTGAGGTGGCCCGCCTGGAGGGCTGCCTGCGCTACCTGAGCGTAGCCCACTGCACCCGAATCACGGATGTGGGCGTCCGCTACGTGGCCCGCTACTGCCCCAGACTGCGCTACCTGAACGCAAGGGGCTGCGAGGGGCTGACGGATCACGGTCTGGGCCACCTGGCCAGGAGTTGCCCCAAACTGAAATCTCTGGACGTGGGGAAATGCCCACTGGTGTCGGACAGCGGGCTGGAGCAGCTGGCCATGTACTGCCAAGGCCTGAGGCGGGTGAGCCTGCGGGCCTGCGAGAGCGTGACGGGCAGAGGGCTGAAAGCTCTGGCGGCTAACTGCTGCGAGCTGCAGCTTCTCAACGTTCAGGACTGCGAGGTGTCGCCAGAAGCTCTGCGCTTCGTCCGGCGCCACTGCCGCCGCTGCGTCATCGAGCACACGAACCCGGCTTTCTACTGA